TATTGATCTGAAAACCCGTCAGATCAAAGATAAACAACGGAGATTAAAGATTATACGTATTGGTACCTCTGGCAGTATACAGGCAGATATACCTGTAGGTAGTTTGGTAGCATCTGTCAATGCAATAGGGTTAGATTCGTTGATGTATTTTTACCAGTTTCCTCAGACATCAGAAGAACAAGCCATAAATAAGCTATTACGACAAAAGCTACAATTAGGATTCGAGCCTTATTGTGCCAGTGGCTCGCAGGAACTGCTACAACAATTTGCACACGACATGATTGAAGGTAACACAGTGACAGCACCAGGATTTTATGCCCCTCAAGGCCGCCAACTTCGTATTCCCAGTACAAACCCAAAGTTTCTTCAGGAATTAAATTATTTCCACCATAATAATTTCTGGTTAACCAACATGGAGATGGAAACCTCAGGATACTATGCATTTGGAAGAATGTTAGGTCACGAGGTATTATCCTTAAATGCAATTTTGGCTAATCGGATTAATAATCAGTTTGCCAAGAATCCAGAGAAAATAATAGATGACCTTATTCAGAAAGTTATCTCCCGACTATAGAAAAAAGAAAATAATAGATGTAAGCGATTCTTTAAAAAGGATCGCTTTTTTATTGCCTTTTA
This genomic stretch from Xanthocytophaga agilis harbors:
- a CDS encoding nucleoside phosphorylase — translated: MKSLAESELVLNPDGSVYHLNLSPEDISDLIIVVGDPGRVHKVTQYFDSVDFEMNKREFITQTGICNNKRVTVISTGIGTDNVEIVMNELDALVNIDLKTRQIKDKQRRLKIIRIGTSGSIQADIPVGSLVASVNAIGLDSLMYFYQFPQTSEEQAINKLLRQKLQLGFEPYCASGSQELLQQFAHDMIEGNTVTAPGFYAPQGRQLRIPSTNPKFLQELNYFHHNNFWLTNMEMETSGYYAFGRMLGHEVLSLNAILANRINNQFAKNPEKIIDDLIQKVISRL